A segment of the Nostoc sp. TCL26-01 genome:
TCTAGGCAATTTGGGTTGAGGTGGAATTAAAAATGGGGTTCATGCAAAAACAAGTTTTTCGGCTGGGATTTTCATTATTGCTGGTTTTGAGTTTGGCGTTGGGGATATTTACCCAACCTGCAACTGCATTGACAGATGAACAAAAATTAGTTTCAGAAGTATGGCGAATTGTCAATCGCAGTTATCTGGATGAGACATTTAATCATCAAAACTGGGCTGCTGTCAGGCAGAAGGCACTAGAAAAGCCATTCACAGACCAAAAAGCGGCATATGTGGCAATTCAGAATATGCTCAAGTCCTTAGATGACCCTTTTACTAGGTTTTTAGACCCAGAGCAATACCGCAGTTTACAGGTCAATACTTCTGGAGAACTGACGGGAGTGGGTTTACAAATTGCCCTCAATCCCCAGACTGGAATACTAGAAGTAATATCTCCCATTACAGGTTCCCCGGCAGAGAAGGCGGGTATGAGACCACGCGATCGCATTCTCAAAATCCAAGGCATTGCCACAACCAACTTAACCCTAGATGAAGCCGCCGCTAGAATGCGCGGGCCAATAGGTAGTTTGGTGACGCTGTTAATTGAACGAGACGGAGAGGGGGAAAAGGAAGTGAGAGTAGTGCGCGATCGCATTGCTCTAAATCCTGTAGTGGCAGAGTTACGCTCTTCTCCACAGGGTCAACCTTTCGGCTATCTTCGCCTCACACAATTTAATGCCAACGCCGCAATGGAATTAGCACACGCTATTTCTAGTCTAGAAAAAAAAGGGGCTAATGCCTACATTCTAGATTTGCGAAATAATCCCGGTGGCTTACTACAAGCAGGAATTGAAATTGCGCGGTTGTGGTTAGACTCTGGTACTATTGTTTACACTGTTAATCGCCAAGGTATTCAGGGTAGTTTTGCCGCTTCTGGTTCAGCCTTGACTGATGATCCATTGGTAGTTTTAGTCAATCAAGGAACTGCCAGTGCTAGCGAAATTTTAGCCGGCGCTCTCCAAGATAATGGTCGCGCTCAATTAGTCGGGGAAACCACTTTTGGCAAGGGTTTAATTCAGTCCTTATTTGAACTATCTGATGGTTCCGGACTGGCAGTCACCATTGCTAAATATGAAACTCCTCAACACCGAGATATTAACAAGTTGGGCATCAAACCAGATACAGTCGTTGCCCAGCAAATACTCACCCGCGATCAAGTTGCCACAGAAGCAGATTTACAATATCAAGCTGCATTGAATATTTTGAGTCAAGATTCTGTGGTGGCAAGAATGGGGAATGGGGAATAGGTAATGGGGAATGGGGAATGGGGAATGGGTAATAGGCAATAGGTAATTCTGGCTTCTAATACCAATTCTCTAAAAGTTCGCAATAGATTCAAATTCTGGAAACTACACACAATCTAGATTTCTTAATTACGTAGCTTGCTTCTCGCCTTTGGCGAGAATTACGAATTACGAATTACGAATTACGAATTGCTACTTTAAGTGGGTAGATGCAACACCTTTATAGCTATAGAAATTAGGGTGAGGAAAGTTAAAAAACCGATTGTATCTAGCATTGTGGTGACTAGGGGGCCACTTACTAGAGCAGGATCTAGTTTTAAACGCTTTAAAGCCATTGGCAGCAAAGTCCCCAGTGTCACAGCCACCATGGTGTTAGTTGCCATGACTACCCCAGCAATCAACGCTACCCATCTTTCCTGGGGTCTAGCCCAAATCAATGACAGGGCAAACATTGTCAGGGCTAGCACTACAGCCGTACCTAAGCCGGCAAAAATTTCTTTGCGGAGAATTTTGATTGTGTCTTTGGGTGTGACTTCGCCTATACCCAAACCACGAATGGTGACTGTTAATGCTTGAATGCCGACTGTGCCGCCTGTATTAGAAAATATGGGCATAATTACGGCTAAAACAGGCACTGCCGCAATAATTGATTGAAAGGGGGCGATCGCACTAGCTGCACCAATGTATAAACACATGATGCCCAATAACCACGGTAAACGCTTACGGATTGTCAGTTGGGGAGGAGATAAGGCAGCTTCATCACCACTCACACCGGCTAACCGTTGAATGTCTTCCGTGGCTTCTTCTTCTAAAATATCGACTACATCATCAATGGTAATAATACCGACTAATCGCTCCTCCCGATCTACTACAGGGATAGCAATTAAGTCATAGCGCTTCATGATTTGCGCGACTTCTTCTTGTGAGGTATCAGTTTTGACTTTGATAACGCGATCGCTAGCGATATCTCGAATCAGCACTTCCGGAAAGGTAAACAATAACTGACGCAAGGAAACAACTCGTACTAGTTTGCGGTTATCGTCTGTGACGTAAGCGTAGTAAATTGTTTCTTTGTCTTCATCCTGACGGCGAATCTTGCTAAGTGCTTCGCCGACTGTCAACCCTTCCCGCAACCGCACATATTCGGTAGTCATTACCCTCCCGGCTGTACCTTCGGGATAACCGAGAATGGTGGCGGTGGCTTGTCTTTGTTCAGGACTTAGTTCTCGTAATATGCGCTTAATTACCCCAGCAGGCAGTTCATCAAATAGTTCTGCTCGTTCATCAGGACTCATTGCCTCCATCAGTTGTACTACTTGGGTATCGTGGAGAGAGTTGATGAGTTCTTCCTGAATCTCTGTTGGCAAATATTCAAATACATCAATTGCCTGAGCTTTGTTGAGTAAACGAAAGGCGATCGCTCGCTGTTTCTCAGGTAGTTGTGCAATATATTCTCCCACATCCACTGGCGGCAGTCGATTCAAATCACATTTGAGCTGATTCAAGTCAGCAACATCTACCAGTGAATTGCGGATTTCCTGTGTGAGCATGATTATACCTCCTATTGTCTCCCCCGCGCTGGGAGACAAGCTCGCAAACTCAGGGGAGGATTGTACTACCGTCTGGTGGACTTTTGTCCATAAAATCTCAAAAATTGAACTCGATATTAAATCAGGGTGTTGTCAAGCCTTCATCCTAGCTCGGAATGTTGTGTTCCGATAGGTCTTGGAAAAACCTGTGTAAAACTTTATTAGTGTTCTGCACTAGTCTAGCTATCTACCGCCTTAATCTACTAGTGTAAATTTTACTACTGTTACGAACTGTGTCAAGTAAATCTAAAGAAGTTAAGTGAGGTAAAACAAATTTTTTTCAACGCAGTTAAAATGCTGCAAAAAATTGTAGTGGCGTGACAAGGGTAAATTTGTGCAATAGTAGGGTGCGTTGTTGCGTACTCCTTCGGAGAACCCGCAGGGTAGTGCAACGCACCGCTAATGAGATTAAGAAGGTGCGTTACTTCGTTAACGCACCCTACTGGCGTGACAAGGCTTTGGGAAACCCAACATCAGATCCATACTAGGTTTTTGAGATCCATGTTGGGTTGCGCTGCGCTTAACCCAACCTACACCTATCGCCACATTTAAAGCTTGCCACGCCACTACCTTAATATTTACTAATAAAAATATTCTCGGCTAAACCATTTCTAACTCTAACTGATGACTATTGAGAAAGTCATGGGTAAAATGATCTACTACATTAGTATTGGCGAGTTCTAAATTATAGAAATCTACAAACTCATGTTCAAAATAAGGCCCGGCGTGCCAAGTACCCTCATTTAATTTAATAAAGCAATCTCCACGAATTCTAAAGGCAGCAATTTCTTCTAATACTGGTGTGTTTAAATCATTATGAGGTGGACAAACTGCTATTAACCAATCTTTCCCTTCCAGAGAACCTAAACATTGAGTACATTGCATATGGCGAGTGATTTTATGAAACTTCCGCCCCCGCTTTTGTAGTCGCATGATATAGAAACGGGGAGTACCATTTTGTAGATTTAATTGGGCATCTTCCCCATCAAAAGCTTTACCATCGACACTAGCAAAAATCACCTGTCCATAACGCTGGAAATTTTCTGGTGTTATCCATTGTGCTGGTAATTGTTGAACGGTTTGTGATGTACTCATATAAAAATAAACTATGCTAAAGCTATTTCCCTATCCCCTATCCCCTATTACCTATTACCTATTACGCTTGTAAGGCTTTAAACCATCTATTAACGACTGAATTGATAGTTTGTTTAATTTGATGCTTGCGATGCCATTTTTGGAAAGCAATTTCATACTCTTCGCCTTTGGTTTGGAAAGTATTCCAAATATCCAGACCTAATGCTAACCCACAGAATAATAGTATGTATAGCGACCAAGAAAGCGTACCACCACCAATAAAATCTGCCAGTATTAAAAAGCTATTAATAATGGCATATTTACCGAAACGCTTTTTAAATTTGGTGATGCGGTGGGTGTTAAATGCTTGTCTTTGTTGGATTTCGTGGTGTTGCGATCGCCAATCTTTCTCAGCCAATTTAAGCGTATCAGGTGAGATATCTAACTCAGTAGCAATTTCTAAAATTTGCTCGTAACTAAACTCCTTATCTTGATCATCAGCTTGTCGGGCGATCGCTAGCTGTAAAATTCGCTGTACATCTTCTTGGCTATAGAGATTGGTGCTTTTAGTTTCAAAGTCTGCCATAATTGCTATCTCTTAAAATTTTCACCCGCTAACTGTGTCACAGTTTAGCTACAACCATAACTACTGCAATAATCCTACATTAGCAAATCTCAACAAGAATTTTGAATTATGGCAACTGCTAAGTAAATTAGGATATGGAAGGAGACAAGGAGACAAGGAAAGGGACAAAGGGACAATCTGAGTACCATATCCTATACCCCACACCCCAGTCCCTATTCTCTAGCAGTGAAAAGGATAGACTCAATGGTTGAAGATAACGGTTCCATTCGCACTTTATCAATTGATATTGGTGGTAGTGGTGTCAAAGCTTTAGTATTAGATATTACAGGTAGTCCCATTACAGAACGCGCTCGTGTCGATACACCGCATCCAGCGACACCAGAGGTTGTCATTAATGCAATTATGGTGATAGCATCTGCCCAAGGTGAATTTCATCGTGTTTCTGTGGGTTTTCCTGGTGTAGTGCGTTGTGGAGTTACAGAAACAGCCGTTAATTTACATTCAGATTGGATTGGGTTTGATTTAGAAACAGCATTGTCACAACGATTAAACAAACCTGTGAGGGTGATTAATGATGCAGATATGCAGGGCTTTGGGGCAATTAAAGGTAAAGGAGTAGAGTTGGTCATTACCTTGGGTACGGGGTTTGGTTCGGCTTTGTTTGTGGATGGGAAGTTAGTACCAAACATGGAAATGGGACATCATTTGTTTCGCAAGAAAGAAACCTACGAACAACAATTAGGACGTGCAGCCTTAGAAACCATTGGCCAGAAGCGATGGAATCGTCGTTTAGAGAGAGCGATCGCTGCTTTACAAAGGTTATTTAATTATGATTACCTCTACATAGGTGGTGGTGAAGCTGTCAGGGTAAATCTTCAGTTACCTTTAAATGTCAAACTTATTCCTAACATCAGTGGTTTGTTAGGTGGTATTGCTTTATGGCGTAATGAAAAAAGGTAATTGAAGAAGAATTCAGCACCCAGGAGTCAGAAGTCAGAATCAATCAGGGTTTAGGAATATTAGCTTACTCATCAAATATGAGAATTTGAACTATTCTGACTCCTGTATTCTGACGGATGTATCCTTACATAAATTTTTCCCGCTTCAATTTGAAAAAATTTAGCCGTAGCAAAATTAACTCCCAAAAAATCAAAGGGATGGGTAAGACACCCATCCCACAAAAATATGATCATCATCTTGTAAATCTGCAAAACCTATACTTTAGAAGTAAAGTGTTTTGAGAAAGTTTTTTGAGGCAATAGCAGAAGTTTTGCTATTGATTTATATGGAAAAAAATGGTTAGAAGATGACTGGAAAATCCCACAAACCAATTACGGGTAAAAATGTCTCACCTGTTCCCGACCAACTTTTTGAATATGTGGTGACAGCACTAATATTTCCTTCAGACTGGCTATTACTGCCGTTAGCATCAGAAGTTGATGAACCTTGCAAATCTACTGTTTTATTGGAGTAATAGCTGCTGTTAACTTGATACTCACTTCCACCAGATACGATTTGTTGTTGTACTTCAGACAAGTCGATAAGCAATTTGTTAGTCATAGTAAAAAACTTCATTTTGTTAGTTGATGACGTAGTTGATTTCTCTGTTTTTGTTGTTTTGTGAATCAACCTTGCCTTTAATTAATACAATATCGATTTTTCATACACTAATCACTTCCATTTTCAGTAAAGATGATTGCTGAATTAGGAAAATTTTATTACCTATTTAAGAAATTTCAACTACACAAAAATCCTGGACATAGAGAATATGTGCAAAAAATTGTAAGTTAGGTTGAGGAACGTAGGCGTAAGCCTTCTCGCAGAGTAACCCAACATTCTTAGGACTTTGTTGGGTTTTGCTATCGCTCAACCCAACCTACTTTTCCTGGGGAAACGTTATGACGAAACCCAACATGATGTTTAGGAATCCGCCTTGAAAATTGCAACCCCTCTTCCCATGTAGGGAAAAGGGGCTAAGTTTGTGACGCTTTAATATTAGACATCTGGTAGAAATTAATTCTGCGTTGCTCGAAATCCTTGTAGAGACGTTGCAGTGCAACGTCTCTACATTCATTTTCCCCAGATGTCTATTACTGGAATGCTAATTTTTCACAGTTTGAGATTTAGCTTCTAAATTTTCTAGGCGACTTTTGAGTTCTTGGTTTTGTTGTTTGAGTTGGTCAAATTCCTCGCGCAATTTTCGCAGGGCTGTCTCTGTGCCAATATTTTTTTGCACATTGCCTAATTCTTCTTCAGCATACCGCCGCACCCGCCCATCGGCTGTTTGGTCAGCTAGCGATCGCAATACGCCTATAGCTTTGGGTGTCTCCATTTGCCCTAATGAGGCGACAACAGCCATTTGGGTTAAAAAGAAGCTTTCTTTGGCGAGTTCTTTTAAGCGTTCGATAATTCGTTCTAAATTAGTGGGACTTTGACCGACAGAAATCTTCCCTAAAGCACGAATTGTGGCTAAACGCAATGGTTGTGGTACACCAAGTTTGGTATATTCCAGCAACAAATCTAAGGCTACTTCGGAAGTTTTGAGTTCGGCTAAACCACCAATCGCCCCACTACGGACAACTTCATTCCAACCTTTTCTCTCTGCCAAAACAGATTCTAGAAGCTTAATCGCCTTTTCGGTTTTGGATTTGTCATCAAAGTTATTAGCAGCGATCGCACCTAAAGCCCGACAAGCGCTAGCCTCTACATAGTAGCTAGCATCGCCATCTTTAACTACAGCTTTGACAGCTTTATAGCTAGCCTGGGTTTTAATTTTCGCCAGTGATTCTACCACAGCCCGCCTTACATAGGCATTTTTATCTGCCAAGCCAGCAACTAAGCCATCAAAAGCTTGGTCTAATTTGACTTCGGCTAATTGTTTAGCTACTTCCACTCGCACACCCCAAAATGGCTCATTTTGCAAGGATGCGGCTAAGGCTTTAGTGGCTTCCAATCCGCCTTTTTTCGCTAAAGCGATCGCTGCATAAATCCGGGAAATGGGGTCAGGATCAGATACTAACTGTGCTTTTAATTCTGGGATGGGATACTCTAAAGAGACGGTTTTTAACCAGTGATTACCCACATCAAAGCTGACAAAATCTGGCTTATCTGCCAGTGGGAAGTAAAAACTTTGTTCTTTCTCATGTACCCGCACAGTGAAAGTTTGTAGTTTTGCGGCTTCTCCTGATGGGGTGTAACCAAAACCAATGGGAATTCTCAGGTCGAATAAATCTTCTTGAGTTTGGGTGAGAGTCACCTTGGCTAACTTCGCTTCGCCATCCCAAGAGTAAGCGACTTTAAAATCAGGATGACCACCACGATAAACATATTGGTCAAATAAGAACGATAGGTTCCTGCCTGTAGCCTTTTCAATTGCCCGTAGTAAGTCTATCGTTTCTACAGTGGTGTGAGCATGATCTTGCACAAAGGTTTGGATAGCTTGCCAAAATAACTCCTCTCCCAACTCTGCCCGAATCATGTGATAAACACAAGACCCCTTTTCATAGGTATGGCGATCGTACAGTTCAATGGCTTCGCGGTAAACATGAGTTACCATTGGGCGACGATAACGACCGCTATCTTCACCCAAATAACTACGGGCTTCCAATAAGCGATAGTATGCGGCTTCTGGTTGGCTATATTCCTGTTCTGTCCACATCACCTCAGAATAAGAAGCCATCCCCTCCTTAATCCAAGCATGAGACCAATGCTTAATCACCAGTAAATCCCCAAACCATTGATGGGCTAGTTCGTGAACTACTAAACTTTCCGTGTTGCGGTTATCTAAAGCAGCTCGTTCATCCAGCAAGCATCTATCTGTTAATAGAGTAGTAGAAGTATTTTCCATCCCCCCAAAGATAAAGTCACTGACGCAAACTTGCGCGTATTTAGGGAAAGCATAGGGATAACCATACTTTTCGCTCAAAAATTCGATCATGCGGGGAGTTTTGCCCATGCTGCGTTTAGCATCTTTCTCCCGTCCCTTATCTACATAGTAAGTAACTGGCTTACCCCGCCATTCGTCTCGAATTTCAGCAAAATCGGCTACAGCTAAAGTCATCAAATAGGTAGGATGAACCTGTTGCTGTAACCAATGATAGATTTTGCGATCGCCCTCTTCTTGAGTCTCAATCAGTTCCCCGTTAGAAATCGCTACCAAGTTTTTCGGGACACGGACACGAATCTCGGAAGTTGATAGTTGTCCAGGATAGTCAAAGCAGGGAAACCAGAAACGAGAATCTTCATCTTCGCCTTGAGTCCAGACTTGCACAGGCTTATCAGGATAGTGTGAGTCTGGTTGAATAAAGTAGAGACCACGTTGGGGTTTCTCTACGGCGTAGGCGATCGCAATTACTATTTTTTCACCAATTTGGGTTGGTTGAGACAATTGGATCACCAGTTGTTCGCCATCATAGTCAAAGTTTTGCGCTACT
Coding sequences within it:
- the ctpA gene encoding carboxyl-terminal processing protease CtpA, which encodes MGFMQKQVFRLGFSLLLVLSLALGIFTQPATALTDEQKLVSEVWRIVNRSYLDETFNHQNWAAVRQKALEKPFTDQKAAYVAIQNMLKSLDDPFTRFLDPEQYRSLQVNTSGELTGVGLQIALNPQTGILEVISPITGSPAEKAGMRPRDRILKIQGIATTNLTLDEAAARMRGPIGSLVTLLIERDGEGEKEVRVVRDRIALNPVVAELRSSPQGQPFGYLRLTQFNANAAMELAHAISSLEKKGANAYILDLRNNPGGLLQAGIEIARLWLDSGTIVYTVNRQGIQGSFAASGSALTDDPLVVLVNQGTASASEILAGALQDNGRAQLVGETTFGKGLIQSLFELSDGSGLAVTIAKYETPQHRDINKLGIKPDTVVAQQILTRDQVATEADLQYQAALNILSQDSVVARMGNGE
- the mgtE gene encoding magnesium transporter, encoding MLTQEIRNSLVDVADLNQLKCDLNRLPPVDVGEYIAQLPEKQRAIAFRLLNKAQAIDVFEYLPTEIQEELINSLHDTQVVQLMEAMSPDERAELFDELPAGVIKRILRELSPEQRQATATILGYPEGTAGRVMTTEYVRLREGLTVGEALSKIRRQDEDKETIYYAYVTDDNRKLVRVVSLRQLLFTFPEVLIRDIASDRVIKVKTDTSQEEVAQIMKRYDLIAIPVVDREERLVGIITIDDVVDILEEEATEDIQRLAGVSGDEAALSPPQLTIRKRLPWLLGIMCLYIGAASAIAPFQSIIAAVPVLAVIMPIFSNTGGTVGIQALTVTIRGLGIGEVTPKDTIKILRKEIFAGLGTAVVLALTMFALSLIWARPQERWVALIAGVVMATNTMVAVTLGTLLPMALKRLKLDPALVSGPLVTTMLDTIGFLTFLTLISIAIKVLHLPT
- a CDS encoding ureidoglycolate lyase — protein: MSTSQTVQQLPAQWITPENFQRYGQVIFASVDGKAFDGEDAQLNLQNGTPRFYIMRLQKRGRKFHKITRHMQCTQCLGSLEGKDWLIAVCPPHNDLNTPVLEEIAAFRIRGDCFIKLNEGTWHAGPYFEHEFVDFYNLELANTNVVDHFTHDFLNSHQLELEMV
- a CDS encoding 2TM domain-containing protein yields the protein MADFETKSTNLYSQEDVQRILQLAIARQADDQDKEFSYEQILEIATELDISPDTLKLAEKDWRSQHHEIQQRQAFNTHRITKFKKRFGKYAIINSFLILADFIGGGTLSWSLYILLFCGLALGLDIWNTFQTKGEEYEIAFQKWHRKHQIKQTINSVVNRWFKALQA
- a CDS encoding ROK family protein, coding for MVEDNGSIRTLSIDIGGSGVKALVLDITGSPITERARVDTPHPATPEVVINAIMVIASAQGEFHRVSVGFPGVVRCGVTETAVNLHSDWIGFDLETALSQRLNKPVRVINDADMQGFGAIKGKGVELVITLGTGFGSALFVDGKLVPNMEMGHHLFRKKETYEQQLGRAALETIGQKRWNRRLERAIAALQRLFNYDYLYIGGGEAVRVNLQLPLNVKLIPNISGLLGGIALWRNEKR
- a CDS encoding CTB family bacteriocin codes for the protein MTNKLLIDLSEVQQQIVSGGSEYQVNSSYYSNKTVDLQGSSTSDANGSNSQSEGNISAVTTYSKSWSGTGETFLPVIGLWDFPVIF
- a CDS encoding M1 family metallopeptidase; translated protein: MPHSYSFAHDNNGHRSFELPGARPHYNPDRPGQVEHIFLDLDLDIPHQSYQGSCSIRLSPIRNGIDRLTLDAVNLNIQSVKVNEVAQNFDYDGEQLVIQLSQPTQIGEKIVIAIAYAVEKPQRGLYFIQPDSHYPDKPVQVWTQGEDEDSRFWFPCFDYPGQLSTSEIRVRVPKNLVAISNGELIETQEEGDRKIYHWLQQQVHPTYLMTLAVADFAEIRDEWRGKPVTYYVDKGREKDAKRSMGKTPRMIEFLSEKYGYPYAFPKYAQVCVSDFIFGGMENTSTTLLTDRCLLDERAALDNRNTESLVVHELAHQWFGDLLVIKHWSHAWIKEGMASYSEVMWTEQEYSQPEAAYYRLLEARSYLGEDSGRYRRPMVTHVYREAIELYDRHTYEKGSCVYHMIRAELGEELFWQAIQTFVQDHAHTTVETIDLLRAIEKATGRNLSFLFDQYVYRGGHPDFKVAYSWDGEAKLAKVTLTQTQEDLFDLRIPIGFGYTPSGEAAKLQTFTVRVHEKEQSFYFPLADKPDFVSFDVGNHWLKTVSLEYPIPELKAQLVSDPDPISRIYAAIALAKKGGLEATKALAASLQNEPFWGVRVEVAKQLAEVKLDQAFDGLVAGLADKNAYVRRAVVESLAKIKTQASYKAVKAVVKDGDASYYVEASACRALGAIAANNFDDKSKTEKAIKLLESVLAERKGWNEVVRSGAIGGLAELKTSEVALDLLLEYTKLGVPQPLRLATIRALGKISVGQSPTNLERIIERLKELAKESFFLTQMAVVASLGQMETPKAIGVLRSLADQTADGRVRRYAEEELGNVQKNIGTETALRKLREEFDQLKQQNQELKSRLENLEAKSQTVKN